TTCGCACCCAACTGCGTGCCCAAGCCTTCGCACTCTTTACACCAACCCAAAGGACTATTGAACGAGAAGCTGTGCGGCGTAAGGGGCTCGAAGCTACGGCCGCACTTATCGCAGGCAAAATGCTGGCTATGAATTTCCACCGGCCAGCGCTGTTCCTGAACGCCCTCCACAGGAAATGTGATGTGCAGCACGCCCTGTCCCAGCGACAACGCAGTTTCCACGCTGCTGGCGATGCGGCTGCGAGCGTCATCGCCGGGCCGAACCGTAATGCGATCGACGATGACTTCCACCGCATGTTTGCGCCGACGATCGATCGTCGGCGGTTGATCGACCGTGAACGTTTCGCCATCAACGCGCAGGCGTTGATATCCTTGCGCGCGAATTTCCTCCCACAGCGTCTCGTATTTCTCGCCGACGCGGATATCCAAGGGTGCCATCAAGTACAACTTGGTGCCAGCCTGTTCGGACATGATTTTTTCAATAATTTCGTCGGCCGATTGCGTGCCGATGGGCACATCGCATGCCGGACAGTAGGGTTTACCCAGCCGGGTCATCAGCACGCGCAAGTAATCGTAAATTTCCGTCACCGTTCCGACGGTGGAACGTGGCGTGTGCCCTAAGTTCTTTTGCTCAATCGCAATCGCCGGCGACAGCCCCTCGATGTGCTCCAGTTTCGGCTTTTGCATTTGGCCGACGAATTGCCGAGCATACGAACTCAGGCTTTCCACGTAGCGGCGCTGACCTTCGGCATAAATGGTGTCCATCGCCAGCGAACTTTTTCCAGAACCGCTCAGCCCGCAACAAACCGTCATTTGATCGCGCGGAATGTCGACATTCACGCCTTTCAAATTATGCTGCCAAGCCCCGCGAACCCGAATGGTTTGCTCGCCGAACAGATCGCCCGAAGATTTTTTATCCTTGCGCGATTTCGAATGAGTTGCCATCGCCGTTGCGGCCTCGCCATTCAAAATGGTCCGCAGCGCCGTAGCCGTGTGCGAAATGCTCGCCTGGCGGCTCGCGGCTAAACACTTGGACTTTGTAACGCCTGCCTTGCAATCACTGACCACCGACCGCTGACCACCGATCACTTCCTCCGGCGTGCCCACGGCGATGACTTCGCCGCCGCCGGCGCCCCCTTCAGGCCCCATGTCGATGATCCAGTCGGCGGTTTTGATCACATCCAAATTGTGTTCCACGACCAGCACTGTATTTCCCACATCGACCAGGTCGTGAAGTACTTTGAGCAGCATTTGGATATCAGCAAAGTGCAAGCCGGTCGTGGGCTCATCCAGCAAATACAGCGTGCGACCCGTGCTGCGTTTCACCAATTCCCGAGCCAACTTAATGCGCTGGGCCTCACCGCCGGATAGGGTCGGCGAAGCTTGTCCGAGCTTCAAATAATCCAAACCCACGTCGTGTAGCGTTTGAAGCTTGCGTCGGATGTCGGGAATGTTTTCGAAATGCGCCAGAGCTTCCTGCACGTCCATTTCGAGCACTTCCGCGATGCTCTTTCCTTTGAATCGCACTTGCAGCGTTTCCCGATTGAAACGATGTCCATTGCATATCGGGCAGGTAACCCACACGTCGGCCAAAAAATCCATTTCCAGCCGATTGGAGCCGTTTCCTTCGCACGCTTCGCAGCGCCCGCCAGAAACATTGAAGCTGAAGCGTCCCGGCTTGTAACCGCGGGCCTTCGATTCCGGCAGTTTGGCAAATAAATCGCGAATGTCGTCGGCCAGTTTGATGTAAGTAGCCGGATTCGAGCGCGGCGTGCGGCCAATGGGCGATTGATCGATGGCGATCAGCTTATCCAGATGCTCCAGTCCTTCAATCCGATCGTGCGCACCGGGATTTCCGATCCCGCCGTTCAAATCGCGGTTGAGCGCTTCGGCCACAATATCGCTGACCAAAGAACTTTTGCCCGAGCCGCTGACCCCGGTCACGCACACCAGCGCCCCCAGCGGAATTTCGACCGTGACATCTTTCAGGTTGTTGTGCCGGGCGCCGACAATGCGCAGATAATTGACCGGGTCCCCGCTCCCCGCGCGGGTTGCGGCTAAACCTTCTCCTGCCGAGCTTTTAATCCGCCGCTGCTTGGGAATCTCGATCTTGCGCTGACCATTCAAAAACTGCCCGGTGATGCTGCGCTCCGATTTAAGAATTGTTTCCAGCGGGCCGGATGCCACCAATTCGCCGCCACGGACACCAGGGCCAGGGCCGAAATCGAGGATGCAGTCAGCTGCCCGCATGGTGTCTTCATCGTGTTCAACGACGACGACCGTGTTCCCTTTGTCGCGCAGTTGATGCAGCGTGTCGAGCAGTTTTTGATTATCGCGCGGGTGTAAGCCGATGGAAGGTTCGTCCAGAATATACAGCACTCCGACCAGCCCGCAGCCGACTTGGCCGGCCAACCGAATGCGCTGCGTTTCGCCGCCGGAAAGTGTGGGAGCGGTGCGGTCGAGAGCCAAATAATCTAGGCCGACGTTCACCAAAAATCCTAATCGGCCGCGAATTTCTTTCACTGCTTCTGAGGCAATTTTGTGGCCCGTCTCGTCCAAAACCAAATTGCTGAAAAAGTTCGCGGCGTCGCTCACGGCCAGGGCGCATACCTCCGGCAAGCTGCGTGCCGGCCGGTCGGCAAATTGCAGATCAGCAGAGGAAAGCGTTACGCTGCAAGCTTGCGGGTTCAGTCTTGCGCCGTGGCAAGTCGCGCAGCGGATGACGCTCATGTATTTTTCCAACTGCCGTTGCTGCATCT
This is a stretch of genomic DNA from Pirellulales bacterium. It encodes these proteins:
- the uvrA gene encoding excinuclease ABC subunit UvrA, whose protein sequence is MPASDIVIRGAREHNLRNVDVVLPRNQLICLTGVSGSGKSSLAFDTLYAEGQRRYVESLSSFARQFLGQMPKPDVDHISGLRPSISIAQKASGQNPRSTVGTITEIYDYLRVLFARVGQGHCPQCKRPITAQSREQIIERILQVPERTQFLVLAPVIRAQKGEHRDLFEDLLKQGFSRARVDGQVVQLADDLKLDRQMRHHIEVVIDRLTAGPQIRPRLAEAVELALRLGRGELIVATEDAGGKTPSVEEEEESDSERSTARRKVRKASRRAARSDITLSAHYACTNCGISFEPPSPQLFSFNSPQGMCPQCDGLGEIYSFAAERLVPDSNLSFAQGALELVGPWRDMGRWRRHIYQGMADTVERLHGLEHGTMLEMPWRELSPELQKLWLYGTGEQHITFTWRNGPQGMKYGGHFEGIIPQLLSRHRNTNSKMQQRQLEKYMSVIRCATCHGARLNPQACSVTLSSADLQFADRPARSLPEVCALAVSDAANFFSNLVLDETGHKIASEAVKEIRGRLGFLVNVGLDYLALDRTAPTLSGGETQRIRLAGQVGCGLVGVLYILDEPSIGLHPRDNQKLLDTLHQLRDKGNTVVVVEHDEDTMRAADCILDFGPGPGVRGGELVASGPLETILKSERSITGQFLNGQRKIEIPKQRRIKSSAGEGLAATRAGSGDPVNYLRIVGARHNNLKDVTVEIPLGALVCVTGVSGSGKSSLVSDIVAEALNRDLNGGIGNPGAHDRIEGLEHLDKLIAIDQSPIGRTPRSNPATYIKLADDIRDLFAKLPESKARGYKPGRFSFNVSGGRCEACEGNGSNRLEMDFLADVWVTCPICNGHRFNRETLQVRFKGKSIAEVLEMDVQEALAHFENIPDIRRKLQTLHDVGLDYLKLGQASPTLSGGEAQRIKLARELVKRSTGRTLYLLDEPTTGLHFADIQMLLKVLHDLVDVGNTVLVVEHNLDVIKTADWIIDMGPEGGAGGGEVIAVGTPEEVIGGQRSVVSDCKAGVTKSKCLAASRQASISHTATALRTILNGEAATAMATHSKSRKDKKSSGDLFGEQTIRVRGAWQHNLKGVNVDIPRDQMTVCCGLSGSGKSSLAMDTIYAEGQRRYVESLSSYARQFVGQMQKPKLEHIEGLSPAIAIEQKNLGHTPRSTVGTVTEIYDYLRVLMTRLGKPYCPACDVPIGTQSADEIIEKIMSEQAGTKLYLMAPLDIRVGEKYETLWEEIRAQGYQRLRVDGETFTVDQPPTIDRRRKHAVEVIVDRITVRPGDDARSRIASSVETALSLGQGVLHITFPVEGVQEQRWPVEIHSQHFACDKCGRSFEPLTPHSFSFNSPLGWCKECEGLGTQLGANPAALVRDPKLSLADGAIALWPNVGRPLFKQMLTALAAHTGLRTDVPFDQLSSRERRIVMHGLGEDWLDVRGTQKAESRKQKAVETGLAATRKGATSESPPLFRFQYKGLYPALEEAARLSPTMRGQLDHLVDEVECAVCDGSRLNELAGAVRLRDQTIGELCRQPLNKLWADFSAWHPTGAEKKIAGDLLREICNRLQFLLDVGLEYLTLGRPAPTLSGGEAQRIRLASQVGSGLCGVLYVLDEPTIGLHPRDNRRLLGALQKLRDLGNTLLVVEHDKEVVASADQLIDFGPGAGEFGGQIVAQGTPQQVSKSPSSITGPYLSGKKAIP